The region AGATGAAAGCCCGACCGGCGAAACCTTAGCATCCTATGAAGTCAAACGCGGCGACGTCCCTTTTCAGATCGCTCAGCGCCACAGAATGTCCTTGGAACGCTTTCTGCGCATCAACAACCTGACGCCTAGAAGCAAAATCTATCCGGGACAGAGACTATCCGTGGAGTAAAGGATTACGCAAGGAGTCCTTTCAATTCGCTCATAAATCCTGACACCTTGTGCTTAAATTCATCTATCATCGAATCGTCCAATCCCAAACGGCGGGCAGATTCAGTATCAACTAAATCCAGCTTTTCCTTCCGATCGTCTCCTTGATCATTCAGTGAAAAACCCATGGATTTCGCCATCAGGTTGCCGAAGTGGACAACCAACAAATCGTTCGAAACAGTATCCGCTTTCTCCAAATCGTCATGATAGGCTGCGATTCTGGAAAAACCTTCTGAAAAATTCCACTTTTTGAGAAGAGCCGCACCGAACTTTCCATGATGCAGATTAATCGTATTTAATATTTCTGAAACCTCAAGCTGATCTCCAATCTTCTTTTTCAACTGTAGCTGGCCGATAACCTGCAATAAGAGTAATTTGCCGATATCATGCAGTAAACCCATGGTAAAGGCATCATTTTCCAGGCTAAGCGCTAAGGATTCATCAAGGATTTGTGAAACATAGGCACAGGCAAGTGAATGCTCCCACAGCGATTCCAAAAGTGTTAAGAATCTCTTGTTCTTGGTGACATAAAGGGATCGGTTGCAAACGGCATCTACATATCGTTTGGTGTTTTTGAGCCCCAAGCGGCCGACGGCCTGGCCAAGGTTTTTGCTTTCGTTTACACCCCGATAGTAGGCCGAGTTGGATACGCTGATCAGCTTGGAGGAAATGGCCATATCCTGCTTGAGAAAGGCACCGATCACCTGCAGGTTTGCACCGATATTCATCATTTCCTGAAATTTAATGCTCATCAGAGGAAGCGTAGGCAGTTCGATCTCCCCGCGCTTAAAAACAACAATAATCTCATCCAAGATATTGGTTTTTTCGTCGAGCAGCCTTGTCTTTGGAAAAGAATTCCCTTTTGGGCTTTCCCGTTGCTCGCTTTGAGCTTTTTCCAGTTCCTCGACACGCTGTTTTAAGCTCAGAACATTCTGTTTTAACTGTTCATTTTCTTTAAGTTGGGCCAACGTATTATTTGCCGTTAAACCCAGCAGCTTCTGATATTCAGGAACCTTGGGGATATAGCCGATGCCGATTTCCACGATGTCGACGATCGTGCGGATATCGTCAGGAGGTGTGAGCATTAAAAATGGAGGGTGAGGACCTTCAAGTAGTTTCCTAAAAAACTCCGGACCGCAGTGCTCGTAGAAGCTATGATCTAAAATAACCATTGCAGATACATTGACAAGGGAATCGAGCATATCAGAAGATTCGATAATAGCGACCTTATGATCCTGAGCAATGATTTTACTTATCTTTTGAGCTTCCTCGCTATCGGTGCTGGCAACAAGA is a window of Candidatus Desulfatibia profunda DNA encoding:
- a CDS encoding HDOD domain-containing protein encodes the protein MKPVLVASTDSEEAQKISKIIAQDHKVAIIESSDMLDSLVNVSAMVILDHSFYEHCGPEFFRKLLEGPHPPFLMLTPPDDIRTIVDIVEIGIGYIPKVPEYQKLLGLTANNTLAQLKENEQLKQNVLSLKQRVEELEKAQSEQRESPKGNSFPKTRLLDEKTNILDEIIVVFKRGEIELPTLPLMSIKFQEMMNIGANLQVIGAFLKQDMAISSKLISVSNSAYYRGVNESKNLGQAVGRLGLKNTKRYVDAVCNRSLYVTKNKRFLTLLESLWEHSLACAYVSQILDESLALSLENDAFTMGLLHDIGKLLLLQVIGQLQLKKKIGDQLEVSEILNTINLHHGKFGAALLKKWNFSEGFSRIAAYHDDLEKADTVSNDLLVVHFGNLMAKSMGFSLNDQGDDRKEKLDLVDTESARRLGLDDSMIDEFKHKVSGFMSELKGLLA